DNA from Desulfuromonas sp. AOP6:
GAGCTGTTGGCCGGTGAAAAAGGACTGAATAACCTGGTTACTGTGCCCCGTATCCAGAAGCCCGGACTGGCCCTGGCCGGGTATATCACCAACCTCCATCCAGATCGTATCCAGGTTCTTGGTTCTACCGAGCTCAGCTATCTTGCCCATCTCCCTCCTGACACGGCAGCCGCTAATTTGCGCCGTCTGATCGCTCTGGACAACTCCTGCTTTATCATTACAAAAGGGCAGGATGCCCCTGAGATGCTTATCCGGGAGGTGGAAAGCCAGGGCACACCCCTGTTGCGAACCCACCATCAAAGCTCTACATTTATTTCCCTTATTACAAAGTTTTTGGAAGAACGCCTGTTGCCTTCAACCACCGTTCACGGCGTCCTTGTTGAGGTTGCCGGTGTTGGCGTCCTTATCCTAGGCAAAAGCGGCATGGGGAAAAGTGAATGTGCTCTTGATCTGGTCTTGAGAGGTCATCGACTTGTTGCCGACGACGTCGTCAAGGTTCGGCTGAAGCTGCCTTCCGTTCTTTTCGGTGAAGGGAGCGACCTTCTGCACTATCATATGGAAATTCGGGGTCTCGGTATCATCAATATCAAACACCTCTTCGGCGTGGCGGCAATCCGTGAACGCAAAAAAATAGACCTCGCCGTGGAACTGGTTGAGTGGGAAGAAGGTCGAGAATATGATCGACTCGGACTTGAAGAACAAACGTACAGCCTTCTGGGTGTCGAAGTTCCCCTCCTCGAAATCCCTGTCAGGCCGGGACGCAATATGACCTCCATTGTCGAGGTGGCAGCTCGCAACCAGATCCTCAAGGAAATGGGATACCACAGCGCCATTGAATTTCAGGATCGCCTGGAAAAGCGCATGGCTGAAATGGCCCGCCTTCATGCCCATACCATCATCGGGGATAACCTGGAGTAGTTCTGCATGCGTCTGATCATTATCACGGGAATGTCCGGATCTGGAAAAAGCACAGCCGCCCGCGCCCTTGAGGACGATGGTTTTTTTGTTGTCGATAATCTTCCTCCGGTGATGCTTCCCAAATTTCTTGAGGTGACCCAGGAGGAGAGGGCTGACACTCAGGGTATTGCCGTGGTCATGGATGTGCGCAGCCGAAGTTTCCTGCATGGTTGCGAGAGAGTTCTGGCCTCAATGGCAGCGCAGGGACATGAAGTCGAAATTCTTTTTTTTGATGCAACGGATGAGATGCTCGTCCGACGGTACTCGGAAACCCGGCGTCGGCATCCCATGTCTCTCAACGGCGGTGTTCAGGATGGTATTCTGCGTGAAAGAATGCTCTTGGAACCTCTGCGAAAATTAAGTACGACCCTCATAAATACGACCCAGTTTAGCCCCCATCAGTTGCGCGACAAGGTTATTAATGCGGTTCGCGGTCATGAAGGCAGTTCTCCTTTGGCCGTCTGCCTTCAATCTTTCGGCTTTCGCTATGGTCTTCCACCAGGTTCTGATCTGGTGATTGATGTCCGTTTTCTTCCCAATCCATACTTTGTCAGAGAACTTCGGCCTTTTACCGGCAAGGATGCTGCTGTGCAGGAATTCGTCCTGAATCAACCCACCTGCCAGGAGTTTCTCCAGCGTTTTAAGGGGCTTCTCGATTTTCTGCTGCCGCAATATCGTTCTGAAGGTAAAAGCTATCTGACTCTTTCCATCGGTTGTACGGGAGGACGGCATCGCAGTGTAACACTGGTTGAAGCGCTTCGACCCGTTTTTGATGTGGAGGGAATTTCACTCGAAATTGTTCATCGGGACATCGCGAAAGGATAGATCATGGTCGGTCTGGTTATTGCCACCCATTCCAATCTGGCCGAAGAATTTATTCGGGCGGCGGAAATGATCATCGGACCTGTCAAAAACGTCAGGGCTGTTTGCATTTGGCAGGAAGACAGTGTCGAGACGATTCGGGAACGCATTGACGAAGCCATTGAGACGGTGGGATGCGATGGCGACGGCGTTTTGATTATGACGGATATGTTTGGTGGAACGCCGGCCAATATTGCCATCTCCTTTCTTGAAAGGGAAAAAGTCGACGTTCTGACTGGCGTCAATCTGCCCATGATCATCAAACTTCTCAACAGCCAGGAATCCGTTTCTTTTCACGAATTGGGCGCCATGCTCAGGGCCTATGGCCAGCAGAGTATCTATCTGGCCAGCGACATGCTTTCCTGAGGTGCGATTTCTCGGAGTATCCCGTTCTATGAGCATAGTATTGGCTCGCATTGATAACCGTCTGATTCACGGTCAGGTTCTCGAATCCTGGGTTCCCGCTACGCGGGCTGATTGTATCGTCGTTGCCAGCGATTCGCTTCCCGAGCAGCCTTTTCAGAAGATGTTGATGAAAGCGGCCGTACCCAAAAATATTCGGGTTGAAATCGAACCCGTAGAGGAAGCCGTTCGGTTGCTGGCTTCGGACGATCTGGCAGGCAAGCGGGTAATGATTCTCTTTGCCAACTCTTCGGACAGTCGTCATGCTCATGAGCTGGGGATGCCGTTCACGGAACTCAATCTTGGCAATATGCACGCCGGCACTGGCAAGATTCGGGTCACCTGTACGCTGGCCCTTAGTGATGAAGATATTGAGAATCTTCGCTCTCTGGAGAGAGAGGGGATTGGTATCGTTTCCCAGTGCTTTCCGTCGGACAAAAAACAAAGATGGGAAAAACTGATCAAGGCGCCCATAAAATAATATGCCTATCGATAAGATTTTTCTTGCTGGATTTGTCGCGATCTTTGCCGGAATAGACAGGACGGCCATGTGGCAGTTCATGCTTTCTCGTCCCATCGTGGCCGCGCCCCTGACTGGCGTTTTGCTTGGCGATGCCGGGGCGGGTTTGCTTGTGGGGGTCCTGGTTGAGCTGCTTTGGCTGGGCCGACTTCCCGTGGGGGCGGCCATCCCGCCGGACGATACCCAGGTGGCGGTGGCGGCAACCGCCCTGACAGCTATATTGGGGCCTCTGCAAGGATATGAGGGGCCTGCCTTCGCCGTACTGGCAACAATCGTCACGCTGCCCCTCGGTAAGGTCGGGCAGCTTTTCGACAGGGCGGCACGCTATGGTAACGGCCGACTTTTAACTCGAGCGGAAGAAGCCGTGGCAGAGGGAAGGGTGGACCAGATCGAACGATTGCATCTCTGTGGGTTGGGAAACTTTGCCTTGGCTGCCCTTGCCACCTTTGTTGTTCTCTTTATTTCGGGATCGTTCCTTGTGACCTGGGGCGGCCCGTCAGTCTTCCCCCTGATTGATAAATCAATCGCCTGGTGGATTGTCGCCTTTCCCTGTATCGGGGCGGGGGCCATTATGGGTACCATCAATGTGACGCGAAGAGCTACGTTGTTTACCGCATCTTTCGCTACAGTATTCCTGACTCTTTGGCTCCTTTAACGGATGAATGAGATGAATCGCAAGTTGCCTGCCATAATTATCGCGCAGATTCTACCGCGCCTGTTCCTGCTCCAGGCCAGCTGGAACTTTGAGCGGCTCCAAAGCTTGGGTGCTCTTTACGTTATGGCGCCCGGCTTGCGTTTTCTCTATCAGGGGCAGGAACTCTCCATGGCATTTCAACGTCATCTTTCTTATTTCAATACCCACCCTTATATGGCTTCTCCTGTGCTCGGCGCAGCCCTCGCCCTGGAAGAGTCTGGAGCCACCGGAAAAAACTCCGTGCTTGGTGTCACTGAATTCAAGGAAATGACCATGGCGCCTTATGCCGCCATGGGTGATGCCCTTTTTTGGGGTGCTCTTCGTCCGCTCTCCGCCGGCGTGTCCCTGTTTTTCGCAGTCAAGGGTTCCTTGTGGGCGCCCGTGGTTTTTCTACTCCTTTTCAACGTCCCCCACTTATGGATGAGGGTCGGCGGGTTTTTCCATGGCTACCGCAGTGGTCTGCAGGTCGTCGAGGTTCTTCAAAGGCGAAGTCTGCCTGACCTGGCGCTTCGAATCAAGGAGGCGACCGTTGTTCTGCTTGGTGGACTGACCGCTTTTTTGTCTTTTCAGCTCATGGAAAATGAAAAAATTTTCCCTTTATGGGGTTTTGGAATCTTGGCAGCCATCGGCGGCATTGCCTGGATGATTCACCGCCGGGTATCGGTTTTGTTTATGGTTATGTTTGTTGTTTTTCTGCTGCTTGTGATGACATGGTTTGGTAGCTAGAGGAGAGGCGATGGACGGTAAAGAATTCAGAATTATTAACAGGCTCGGCTTGCATGCCCGTGCGGCGGCTCAACTTGTGCAGACCGCCAACCAATTCAAAAGTGAAATAACCGTCAGGAAAGACGATCTGGAAGTTAACGGAAAAAGTATCATGGGGCTGCTTATGTTGGCCGCACCGCAAGGATCGATCATTCATGTGTCCGCTGATGGCGTGGACGAAGCTGAGGCGATGGCGGCTATTGGAAAGTTGATTGATGACGGCTTTGGAGAAGACTGATCTTTTGCAGGATACCATGCTCATTGGAATCGGTGCTTCACCCGGCATCGCTATCGGGGAGACCTATATGGTCAACCGGGCGCGTATGTCCGCCGTGGAGCGAGCTATTGATGAGGGGGCCGTCGATCAGCAGATAGCGGCCTTTATGGATGCGGTCAATCTTTCCAAAAGGCAACTTGAAGAGGTCAAGCAAAGCGTTACGGACAGGAACCTGTCCGAGCATATCTATATCATCGATACCCATCTGATGATCCTTGAGGATCAGATGCTTCTTGATGAAACCAGGAAGCTGATCCGTGAAGAAAGGATCAATGCGGAAGGAGCCCTGAAAAGGACGCTTGATAAGTTCCGCAAGGTCTTTGAAACGATTGAAGACGAGTACCTCCGGGAGCGACGCTCCGACATGGATTTTGTCGGGGAGCGGCTCCTGCGGAACCTTCTTGGCGAACACCAGCAATCGCTCAAGGATATTGATCGCAAGGTCATCGTCGTAGCCCACGATCTTTCACCCGCCGATACCATGCAGATGGACAAAAGCAAGATTGTGGGATTCGTGACCGACGTCGGCGGGAGAACCTCCCATACCGCCATTCTAGCCCGCTCCATGGGCATTCCCGCGGTCGTTGGTCTTGAAAACGTTACCTCTTTTGTCCCTGGTGGTACCCCTGTCATTATTGACGGAACCGCCGGCCTCATGGTCCTGCACCCGACCGAAGATATCTTTAAGGAATATCTACGGAAAAAGCAGATTTTCGAGTATCGGGAGCGTGAACTTCTCAGCTATAGGGATTTGCCGGCGATCACCCTCGACGGTCATCGGGTGGCCTTGCGTGGCAACGTCGAAATTTCTGAAGAGGTTCCCCTAGCCCTGCAGCAGGGGGCTGAAGGAATAGGTCTCTACCGTTCTGAATTTCTATACATGAATCGACTGGTTCCCCCTTCAGAAGAGGAACAGGTCGAAGCGTATCGCGATATTGTCGAGCAGATGAAGCCCCATGTCGTGACGATTCGTACACTGGATGTCGGCGGCGACAAGTTCGTTCCCGAGATCAACCTGTCGGATGAGGCCAATCCCGCCATGGGGCTTCGGGCGATAAGGTTCTCCCTCAAGGAAAGACGTCTTTTTAAAACACAATTGCGTGCCATTCTAAGAACTTCCGCTTCCGGAAAGATTCGCATCATGTTCCCTATGATTTCCGGTGTGGCTGAAATAAGGACGTGCAAATCATGCCTGGAAGAAGCCAGAGCCGAACTCGTCGCGGAGGGACTTCCCTTCGATGAAAATATTCCCGTAGGGATCATGATCGAGACGCCTTCTGCGGCTCTCATTGCTCATCTGCTGGCCCGGGAGGTCGATTTTTTTTCTATCGGAACCAACGATCTGATTCAATATTGTCTGGCCGTGGATCGTAGCAACGAGCATGTGGCCTATCTTTACGAGCCTCTGCACCCGGCTGTGCTGGCGGCCATAGGCATGATCTGCTCAGCGGCTCAATCTGCCGGCATCGAGGTGGGGATGTGCGGGGAAATGGCTGGTGAGTCTATGTATGCCCTCGTGCTTCTGGGGTTTGGCTTCACCGAATTATCGATGAACGCCCCCGGCATTCCCAGGGTCAAAAGAATTCTTCGGCAGGTACGGCGAGACGAAGCGGAAAACCTCCTCCATGAGATGATGAAGCTCTCAACAGCCAGCGAGGTGAAGCAATATCTTGAAGAGGCCATGACGAAACGATTCCCTGATCTTTTTGAGCAAAAATCCTTCTGAGCTGGCAACGGTCTTGACAGTAAAGGACATTTTGGTTAGAGTTTCGCGTTTCGAGCATTCATTGTTCACCACCTGACAAGGGAGACTAGAACCCATGCCAATGACTGATTTTCTTTTTACGTCCGAGTCGGTAGGCGAAGGCCATCCTGACAAAGTTGCCGACCAGATTTCGGATGCCATTCTTGACGCTATTCTCAGCCAGGACACCAAGGCCCGCGTGGCCTGTGAAACCCTGGTGACCACAGGCATGGCCATGATTGCCGGCGAGATTACCACGAGCGCCTACGTGGATATGCCTCAGATTGTTCGCAATACCATCAAGGAAATCGGGTACGACGATTCTTCCATGGGGTTCGATTACGAAACCTGTGCCGTCCTGACTTCTATTGACCGGCAGTCTCCCGACATTTCCCAGGGTGTTACGGAGGGGGAGGGGCTGTTCAAGGATCAAGGGGCCGGGGACCAGGGTCTCATGTTCGGCTATGCCTGCAACGAAACAGCTGAACTCATGCCGATGCCCATCATGTTTGCCCATCGTCTGACCAAGCGGTTGGCTGATGTACGCAAGGGCGGGCTGGTTTCCTTTCTTCGCCCTGACAGCAAGTCGCAGGTTTCCATCCAGTACATCAACGACAAGCCCATAAGGGTCGATTCAGTCGTTATTTCTTCCCAGCATACCCCTGATGTAAGTTATGACACTCTCAGGGAATTCATCATGGATGAAGTCGTCAAGCCGATTATCCCTGCTGAGCTACTCGATGAAAATACCAAGTATTTCATCAACCCCACCGGACGTTTTGTCGTCGGTGGACCCATGGGCGACTGTGGTCTCACCGGACGAAAAATTATCGTCGATACCTACGGTGGCCAAGGTTCTCATGGTGGTGGAGCCTTTTCCGGCAAGGATCCCAGCAAGGTCGATCGCAGCGCCTCCTACATGGCCCGTTATGTCGCTAAAAATATTGTCGCTGCCGGTCTTGCCAGTAAATGCGAAGTCCAGCTCGCCTATGCTATCGGTGTTGCCGACCCTGTTTCGGTCATGATCAACACCTTTGGTACAGGTACGATCCCTTCCAACGACATTGCCCGGATTGTTCAGGAAGAATTCGACATGCGTCCGGCCGGTATTATCAAGACTCTTGATCTTTTGCGTCCGATTTATCGCAAAACAGCAGCTTATGGGCACTTTGGCAGGGAGCTTCCCGAGTTTAGCTGGGAGAAAACCGACAGAATCGATTCCCTGCGCAAGCGCGCCGGCATCTGAAACACTAGAACTTGAAAAGTAAAAAGGCGAACCTTCCGGTTCGCCTTTTTACTTTTCAGGAGGATGTCTTGGACCATTCCCCTCAAGCTGGCCCTAATCCTCAACTGTCCGTCATCGTGCCTGTCTATAACGAGGCGGCGAATCTTCTCGAGCTATTTTCAAGTCTTAAAAACCAGTCAGGTATAAGGTTTGAGGTGGTTCTGGTTGATGGGGGATCGACCGATGACACTTTCATGCAGTGCCAGCAAATCGCCGCCACCGTTCATTTTGATTGCCGGGTCATCAGGGCGGATAAGGGGAGGGCGCAGCAGCTTAATGCCGGTGCCCGCCATGCCTCAGCTCCGGTCCTGTTTTTTCTCCACGCGGACTCCCGCTTTCCCCACCCTTTGGCTCTTGCTGACAGCCTGGAATCCCTGTCGATGGTTTGGGCGCGCTGCGGACATCGCCGCGTTGCCGGACGTTTCTCATTACGTTTCTGGCGACAGCACGGCAAGCCGCACCGGGGCTACTACTTTTATGAAGCCAAGGCAAGGCAGGATCGCTATCAGTGTATCCACGGGGATCAAGGCTTCATGATGGCTGTCGACTTCTTTGCAGAGATGGGACGCTTTGATGAGAATCTTCCCCTGCTTGAAGATACGAAACTGGCTGATCGCATTTTGACGAAGGGCCAGTGGTTGCTCTTTCCGGCAGAGATTCAGACCTCGGCCAGGCGCTTTGAAACCGAAGGTTTGGCTGCCCGGCAATGTCTCAATGCCATCATCGTCAATTTTTCCTGTATCGGATTCGACGCCTTTTTTGCAAAGGCGGCCGACATTTATCGCACCCAGGACCAAAGCGGCCCCCTCAAGCTATACTCCTTTTTCAAGCTGGCGCATCATCTTCTGGCACAGCAACCCGGCCGGCGTCAGCTGCAATTGTGGTATCGCACCGGCAAGTATGTCCGTTCCCAGGGCTGGCAGTTGGCCTTTTGGGTCGATGTTAACCGGGCTTTTAAAAGAGGCCTGCCGCCCGAAAGGGTGCACACCGCTTTTCTGAAACGGTTTGACCGACTGTGGGATGCGACGACAGACCATGCTTTAGGGAACGGGATAGCGACGTTGCTGACCGCGATCTGCTTTTACCTGGCTTTTCTCGGGCTGGCGATAACGAAAAACCGTTTTTCCAACAAGAACCCGCACCCGATCAAGGGAGGATAATCATGACCGTTCCCAAAGCCACGATCGACTCCATTCATGAGATTCCGCTTCTAAAAACACTGGGAATTGTCGCTGTGGAAATTGGAGAGCGGCATGCCGTTATGAGGGCCACAATCGATGAGAGGCACCTGAATTATTACGGTGGCGCGCATGGTGGCCTGATCGCCACCCTGGTCGACACGGTATGTTTTTTCCCTGCTCCCCTCCTTCCTGCCGGTCTTGCTGTCACTACGTCCAATTTGAATGTGAATTATCTGCGGGCTGTCCATCCTGGGGAGACTCTCATAGCCAAATCCGAAATTGTTCACTTGGGTCGTCGCACTGTCAGCCTCCGGGTTGTGGTGCACAGCGAGGAAAAACTTGTCGCTCAGGGCATGGCAACGCTGATTGTGCTGAACCCTTCGGCGGTTTAAAGAGAGTTCGT
Protein-coding regions in this window:
- the hprK gene encoding HPr(Ser) kinase/phosphatase, coding for MPGLSIQELLSEKEAGLDLELLAGEKGLNNLVTVPRIQKPGLALAGYITNLHPDRIQVLGSTELSYLAHLPPDTAAANLRRLIALDNSCFIITKGQDAPEMLIREVESQGTPLLRTHHQSSTFISLITKFLEERLLPSTTVHGVLVEVAGVGVLILGKSGMGKSECALDLVLRGHRLVADDVVKVRLKLPSVLFGEGSDLLHYHMEIRGLGIINIKHLFGVAAIRERKKIDLAVELVEWEEGREYDRLGLEEQTYSLLGVEVPLLEIPVRPGRNMTSIVEVAARNQILKEMGYHSAIEFQDRLEKRMAEMARLHAHTIIGDNLE
- the rapZ gene encoding RNase adapter RapZ codes for the protein MRLIIITGMSGSGKSTAARALEDDGFFVVDNLPPVMLPKFLEVTQEERADTQGIAVVMDVRSRSFLHGCERVLASMAAQGHEVEILFFDATDEMLVRRYSETRRRHPMSLNGGVQDGILRERMLLEPLRKLSTTLINTTQFSPHQLRDKVINAVRGHEGSSPLAVCLQSFGFRYGLPPGSDLVIDVRFLPNPYFVRELRPFTGKDAAVQEFVLNQPTCQEFLQRFKGLLDFLLPQYRSEGKSYLTLSIGCTGGRHRSVTLVEALRPVFDVEGISLEIVHRDIAKG
- a CDS encoding PTS sugar transporter subunit IIA, whose product is MVGLVIATHSNLAEEFIRAAEMIIGPVKNVRAVCIWQEDSVETIRERIDEAIETVGCDGDGVLIMTDMFGGTPANIAISFLEREKVDVLTGVNLPMIIKLLNSQESVSFHELGAMLRAYGQQSIYLASDMLS
- a CDS encoding PTS sugar transporter subunit IIB, whose product is MSIVLARIDNRLIHGQVLESWVPATRADCIVVASDSLPEQPFQKMLMKAAVPKNIRVEIEPVEEAVRLLASDDLAGKRVMILFANSSDSRHAHELGMPFTELNLGNMHAGTGKIRVTCTLALSDEDIENLRSLEREGIGIVSQCFPSDKKQRWEKLIKAPIK
- a CDS encoding PTS sugar transporter subunit IIC — its product is MPIDKIFLAGFVAIFAGIDRTAMWQFMLSRPIVAAPLTGVLLGDAGAGLLVGVLVELLWLGRLPVGAAIPPDDTQVAVAATALTAILGPLQGYEGPAFAVLATIVTLPLGKVGQLFDRAARYGNGRLLTRAEEAVAEGRVDQIERLHLCGLGNFALAALATFVVLFISGSFLVTWGGPSVFPLIDKSIAWWIVAFPCIGAGAIMGTINVTRRATLFTASFATVFLTLWLL
- a CDS encoding PTS system mannose/fructose/sorbose family transporter subunit IID, which produces MNRKLPAIIIAQILPRLFLLQASWNFERLQSLGALYVMAPGLRFLYQGQELSMAFQRHLSYFNTHPYMASPVLGAALALEESGATGKNSVLGVTEFKEMTMAPYAAMGDALFWGALRPLSAGVSLFFAVKGSLWAPVVFLLLFNVPHLWMRVGGFFHGYRSGLQVVEVLQRRSLPDLALRIKEATVVLLGGLTAFLSFQLMENEKIFPLWGFGILAAIGGIAWMIHRRVSVLFMVMFVVFLLLVMTWFGS
- a CDS encoding HPr family phosphocarrier protein, with the translated sequence MDGKEFRIINRLGLHARAAAQLVQTANQFKSEITVRKDDLEVNGKSIMGLLMLAAPQGSIIHVSADGVDEAEAMAAIGKLIDDGFGED
- the ptsP gene encoding phosphoenolpyruvate--protein phosphotransferase → MLIGIGASPGIAIGETYMVNRARMSAVERAIDEGAVDQQIAAFMDAVNLSKRQLEEVKQSVTDRNLSEHIYIIDTHLMILEDQMLLDETRKLIREERINAEGALKRTLDKFRKVFETIEDEYLRERRSDMDFVGERLLRNLLGEHQQSLKDIDRKVIVVAHDLSPADTMQMDKSKIVGFVTDVGGRTSHTAILARSMGIPAVVGLENVTSFVPGGTPVIIDGTAGLMVLHPTEDIFKEYLRKKQIFEYRERELLSYRDLPAITLDGHRVALRGNVEISEEVPLALQQGAEGIGLYRSEFLYMNRLVPPSEEEQVEAYRDIVEQMKPHVVTIRTLDVGGDKFVPEINLSDEANPAMGLRAIRFSLKERRLFKTQLRAILRTSASGKIRIMFPMISGVAEIRTCKSCLEEARAELVAEGLPFDENIPVGIMIETPSAALIAHLLAREVDFFSIGTNDLIQYCLAVDRSNEHVAYLYEPLHPAVLAAIGMICSAAQSAGIEVGMCGEMAGESMYALVLLGFGFTELSMNAPGIPRVKRILRQVRRDEAENLLHEMMKLSTASEVKQYLEEAMTKRFPDLFEQKSF
- the metK gene encoding methionine adenosyltransferase, whose protein sequence is MPMTDFLFTSESVGEGHPDKVADQISDAILDAILSQDTKARVACETLVTTGMAMIAGEITTSAYVDMPQIVRNTIKEIGYDDSSMGFDYETCAVLTSIDRQSPDISQGVTEGEGLFKDQGAGDQGLMFGYACNETAELMPMPIMFAHRLTKRLADVRKGGLVSFLRPDSKSQVSIQYINDKPIRVDSVVISSQHTPDVSYDTLREFIMDEVVKPIIPAELLDENTKYFINPTGRFVVGGPMGDCGLTGRKIIVDTYGGQGSHGGGAFSGKDPSKVDRSASYMARYVAKNIVAAGLASKCEVQLAYAIGVADPVSVMINTFGTGTIPSNDIARIVQEEFDMRPAGIIKTLDLLRPIYRKTAAYGHFGRELPEFSWEKTDRIDSLRKRAGI
- a CDS encoding TIGR04283 family arsenosugar biosynthesis glycosyltransferase, whose product is MDHSPQAGPNPQLSVIVPVYNEAANLLELFSSLKNQSGIRFEVVLVDGGSTDDTFMQCQQIAATVHFDCRVIRADKGRAQQLNAGARHASAPVLFFLHADSRFPHPLALADSLESLSMVWARCGHRRVAGRFSLRFWRQHGKPHRGYYFYEAKARQDRYQCIHGDQGFMMAVDFFAEMGRFDENLPLLEDTKLADRILTKGQWLLFPAEIQTSARRFETEGLAARQCLNAIIVNFSCIGFDAFFAKAADIYRTQDQSGPLKLYSFFKLAHHLLAQQPGRRQLQLWYRTGKYVRSQGWQLAFWVDVNRAFKRGLPPERVHTAFLKRFDRLWDATTDHALGNGIATLLTAICFYLAFLGLAITKNRFSNKNPHPIKGG
- a CDS encoding PaaI family thioesterase; protein product: MTVPKATIDSIHEIPLLKTLGIVAVEIGERHAVMRATIDERHLNYYGGAHGGLIATLVDTVCFFPAPLLPAGLAVTTSNLNVNYLRAVHPGETLIAKSEIVHLGRRTVSLRVVVHSEEKLVAQGMATLIVLNPSAV